The segment ATCATCATTACCGAGATACCTTACGGTGTCAACAAGGCCGGCCTGATTGAGAAAATCGCCGATCTGGTGAAGAACAAAAAGATTACGACTATCAGTGACATTCGCGACGAGAGCGCGAGAGGCACGGTGCAAATTGTAATTGATCTGAGAAAAGATTCTTACCCGAAGAAAGTTTTGAACCAACTGTACAAACTTACTCCGCTTCAGACGGCTTTCCATTACAACATGTTGGCACTGGTTGACGGTATTCAGCCGAGGGTTTTAGGTTTGGAGGAAATCTTAAAAGAATATCTTAAACACCGACAACAGGTCGTCCGGCGTCGGACCGAGTTCGAACTTAAAAAGGCCGAAGCTCGGGCCCACATCCTCGAAGGCTTAAAAACCGCGTTGGACCACATCGACGAAGTCATCGACACTATCCGCAAAAGCCAAACAGCCGAAGACGCCCAAGCTAATTTGATCAAGAAGTTTAAACTGTCCGAGCTCCAAGCTCGGGCAATCCTGGCGATGCAGCTACGCACGCTGGCCGGATTAGAGCGGCAAAAAATCGAAGACGAGCTGACAGAGCTAAAGACTTTAATCAAGGAGCTGAAGACAATTTTGGGCGACGAAGCCAAGATATTAGGGATTATCAAGGATGAGCTAATCGAGATCAAAGACCGCTTTGGCGACAAACGGCACAGTAAAATAATTACTCAGGAGCTGGGTAAGTTTAGCGAGGAAGAACTCATTCCCAATGAGCAAGTTGTTGTAACTCTTACAGCGGAAAATTACATTAAACGAAATGCGTTGAATGAATACCGAAAACAGGGAAGAGGAGGCAAGGGGAAACGTGGAATTACAACAAAAGAGGAAGATTTAATTGCGCAATTAACATTTGCAAATACGCACGACTTCCTACTCTTTTTTACTAATCGCGGACGAGTTTTCCGACTCAAGGTTTATGAAATACCAAAGGTTGGACTCAGCGCCAAGGGCGTCGCTATCGTCAACTTGCTGCAGCTGCAGCCGGACGAGGCCGTTAGCTCAATGATCAGGATGGATAAAGACGTAAAAGCCGTCGATAGCTATTTGTTTATGTGCACCAAATTTGGCACGGTCAAGAAAACCCTAATTGAAAGTTATCAAAATATACGGACATCCGGCCTGATCGCGATTAATCTTGACGACGACGACGAGCTTAAATGGATTCGCCAAACGACTGGAGAAAACGAGATTATTATTTCGACTTCCCAGGGGCAGTCAATCCGTTTCCATGAGGGCGATGTTCGCCCGATGGGCCGTACCGCTCGCGGGGTCCGCGGTATTCGCTTACGCCAGGGTGACGAGGTGATTGACATGAACACCGTCAAGGCAAACTCGTACATCTTTGTCATCAGTCAAAACGGCTATGGCAAAAGAACCAAAATCGAGCAATTTACCGCTCATCGACGCGGCGGCGTCGGTATAAAATCGGCGATTGTTAATTCCAAAACGGGTAAATTAGTAGGGGTGAGGACTTTGACCGATGATGCCGACGAAGTAATTATCATCTCAAAACTAGGCCAGACTATTCGACTCGGGCTCAAGGACATCTCCGCTATGGGCCGGACCACCCAGGGCGTAAGGATAATGCGGCTTAATCAAGGAGACAGCGTAGCGTCCATGGCCCTTATTAAGGAGCAGGAAGAAAAAGCTGCCGAAGCGAGCGAACAGACTAAACCCGCGGCACCTAAGCCAGGAAAAACCGCATGAGCATATTTTCCAGCCCATACATAGTTGTACCGTTTGTTAGCTGGTTGATCGCTCAGACAACCAAACTACTCCTGCAGGCTAGCCACGGCGATTTCAGTTGGAAGTATCTTTATAAATCGGGCAATATGCCCAGTTCACATACCGCCATCGTCATTGCTCTTTTAGTGGTACTGGCCTTTTTAAATGGGGTCGAGAGCGCCGAGTTCGGTATTGGAGCGGTCTTTTCGCTAATCGTGGTCTATGACGCCTTTGGAGTCCGCCGGGCGGTGGGCGAGCAAGGAGGAGTTTTAGCCAGGCTCATCGAACTCAGCCGGACACCCAAAGAGCAGCGAGAAGCCTTTAAAATCCGGGAGGTATTGGGCCATACGCCGGTTGAAGTCGCTGCCGGTGGCTTGATCGGTCTGATGACCAGCGGCGTACTCATGTTTCGACATTGGCCCGAGGGCACACGAGATTTGTTTAACACCATCACCGACACCGAGCGGACGGTTTATTACGGATTGTTCATTTTGGTCTTCACCCTCAGTCAGGCTGGTTATCGATTGATTGTCAAGAAAGGTTTGACCAGACTGCCAACCAGTAAACGCCTAAAACGAACCATACGCTACAGTTTTAGCGCGCCGGCTATATTAGGCCTGGTGGCGGTTTGGTTACAGAGCGAGGGTATCAGGTTGTTTACAACCAAGTTTTGGGTGTTAGCCGCCATCGGATGGATACTGGCTGTCGGCGGTGTCAATTACTTCCGGGTAGTGCGCCAGGCCAAAGCCGCCCTAAAAGAAGAGCACGATCACTTCCAGGTGGCAAAGCGAGAAACCCGTCAATCAAAGCGAGCCAGACGGACTAAGCGAAAGCGGAAAAAATAACAACGTTTATCGCCAATTCCATGCTTGACCCATCTGTAGTTAACCTGTATGCTGGCAGCTGACTCTTGATAAGTTCTTGTGAGGAATACTATTTGGAGCCGAACGTTAAAAGTTTGGTAGTGCAACGTCAACGTCAATTTTGACATTAGACAAACTAGTCTTAAGTCATTTCAAGGACTTTTAAGAAGTCCTTTTATGGAGAGTTTGATCCTGGCTCAGGATGAACGCTGGCGGCGTGCCTAACACATGCAAGTCGAGCGGCAGCATGCCCAGCACTTTGTGCTGGAATGACCAATAATCAAGCACCAATAACCAAATAAGCATCAAATACCAATTGAATTTGGAAATTGAAATTTATTTGTGACTTGGAATTTGTAATTTGGAACTTTCCAACACAGAATGTTGGGTGATGGCGAGCGGCGGACGGGTGAGTAACGCGT is part of the Candidatus Saccharimonadales bacterium genome and harbors:
- the gyrA gene encoding DNA gyrase subunit A, which encodes MANDKAKIPEPEIEITPAVSGETVRSIEMEMEESYLQYSMSVIVSRALPDVRDGLKPVHRRILHVMNNEGLRASSSYRKSATVVGSVMGDFHPHGDQAIYDAMVRLAQDFNTRYLLVDGQGNFGSMDGDPPAAMRYTEARMTRLTEEMLADIDKETVDFRPNYDGRKQEPVVLPAKVPNLLLNGQLGIAVGMATNIPPHNLGEIVDAVIELIDNQDASLDDLLKHVKGPDFPTGGVVYGGEPMRAAYGTGKGSVIIRAVAEVIEDEGKRNKSQIIITEIPYGVNKAGLIEKIADLVKNKKITTISDIRDESARGTVQIVIDLRKDSYPKKVLNQLYKLTPLQTAFHYNMLALVDGIQPRVLGLEEILKEYLKHRQQVVRRRTEFELKKAEARAHILEGLKTALDHIDEVIDTIRKSQTAEDAQANLIKKFKLSELQARAILAMQLRTLAGLERQKIEDELTELKTLIKELKTILGDEAKILGIIKDELIEIKDRFGDKRHSKIITQELGKFSEEELIPNEQVVVTLTAENYIKRNALNEYRKQGRGGKGKRGITTKEEDLIAQLTFANTHDFLLFFTNRGRVFRLKVYEIPKVGLSAKGVAIVNLLQLQPDEAVSSMIRMDKDVKAVDSYLFMCTKFGTVKKTLIESYQNIRTSGLIAINLDDDDELKWIRQTTGENEIIISTSQGQSIRFHEGDVRPMGRTARGVRGIRLRQGDEVIDMNTVKANSYIFVISQNGYGKRTKIEQFTAHRRGGVGIKSAIVNSKTGKLVGVRTLTDDADEVIIISKLGQTIRLGLKDISAMGRTTQGVRIMRLNQGDSVASMALIKEQEEKAAEASEQTKPAAPKPGKTA
- a CDS encoding divergent PAP2 family protein; protein product: MSIFSSPYIVVPFVSWLIAQTTKLLLQASHGDFSWKYLYKSGNMPSSHTAIVIALLVVLAFLNGVESAEFGIGAVFSLIVVYDAFGVRRAVGEQGGVLARLIELSRTPKEQREAFKIREVLGHTPVEVAAGGLIGLMTSGVLMFRHWPEGTRDLFNTITDTERTVYYGLFILVFTLSQAGYRLIVKKGLTRLPTSKRLKRTIRYSFSAPAILGLVAVWLQSEGIRLFTTKFWVLAAIGWILAVGGVNYFRVVRQAKAALKEEHDHFQVAKRETRQSKRARRTKRKRKK